In the Malania oleifera isolate guangnan ecotype guangnan chromosome 1, ASM2987363v1, whole genome shotgun sequence genome, one interval contains:
- the LOC131151406 gene encoding putative glycine-rich cell wall structural protein 1 — protein sequence MARLILLCFFFFLLTTIPWCARPTNAQDPPCPEESPPSSVVSRGGSGSGSGGGKGGGGGHSGGPGGSGFGSGSGTGSGWGSDGIGGGGSGGGGGGGRDGGGGSGFGSGSGGGVGGGGDGGHGGLGSGRGCSSCGEGNGGSGGEGTPLKDRKTSPGSHK from the coding sequence ATGGCTCGGTTGATTTTACtctgcttctttttcttccttttgacGACTATCCCTTGGTGTGCTCGACCTACAAACGCTCAAGATCCTCCATGCCCGGAAGAATCCCCTCCTAGCAGCGTCGTAAGCCGCGGCGGCAGCGGTAGCGGCAGCGGGGGTGGCAAAGGTGGTGGTGGCGGCCATTCTGGCGGTCCAGGTGGGTCTGGCTTTGGATCCGGCTCGGGTACCGGTTCGGGGTGGGGAAGCGATGGCATAGGCGGCGGCGGTAGTGGAGGAGGCGGCGGTGGCGGCAGAGATGGCGGAGGCGGCTCGGGCTTTGGAAGTGGCAGCGGCGGCGGCGTAGGTGGCGGCGGTGACGGTGGTCATGGAGGACTTGGTTCTGGAAGAGGGTGCAGCAGTTGTGGGGAAGGAAATGGTGGATCTGGTGGGGAAGGAACTCCATTGAAAGACAGGAAGACTTCACCAGGCTCCCATAAgtag